A genome region from Alistipes dispar includes the following:
- a CDS encoding cell division ATP-binding protein FtsE: protein MTKDRYVVELRDAAIYHADDPFGSRSEEKLIRQGEMVLSEVNLTVAPGEFVFLIGRVGSGKSTLLKTLYAEVQLLSGRGRVAGFDLRRLRRRDIPYLRRRIGIVFQDYQLLTDRNVFMNLHYVLKATGWKREQEIRERIDKVLEVVQLGHKSYKMPFELSGGEQQRLVIARALLNDPEVLLADEPTGNLDPVTADGIMQLFRQIAARGCAVVMSTHNTALIENYPARAILFAQGKIREVNLEEELG from the coding sequence ATGACTAAAGACAGATACGTGGTCGAACTGCGGGACGCAGCCATCTACCACGCGGACGATCCCTTCGGCAGCCGCTCGGAGGAGAAACTCATCCGGCAGGGCGAAATGGTCCTCTCGGAGGTCAATCTCACGGTGGCCCCGGGCGAATTCGTCTTCCTGATCGGACGGGTCGGAAGCGGCAAGAGCACGCTGCTCAAAACGCTCTACGCCGAGGTGCAGTTGCTCTCGGGCCGCGGGCGCGTGGCGGGATTCGACCTGCGCCGCCTGCGCCGGCGGGACATTCCCTACCTGCGCCGCCGCATCGGCATCGTCTTCCAGGACTACCAGTTGCTCACGGACCGCAACGTCTTCATGAACCTGCACTACGTGCTCAAGGCCACGGGCTGGAAACGCGAGCAGGAGATCCGCGAACGCATCGACAAGGTGCTCGAAGTCGTGCAGCTGGGACACAAGAGCTACAAGATGCCCTTCGAGCTTTCGGGCGGCGAACAGCAGCGCCTGGTCATCGCCCGCGCGCTGCTGAACGACCCCGAGGTGCTGCTGGCCGACGAACCGACGGGCAACCTCGATCCGGTGACGGCCGACGGCATCATGCAGCTTTTCCGGCAGATCGCCGCACGGGGATGCGCCGTGGTCATGTCCACGCACAACACGGCCCTCATAGAGAACTACCCCGCCCGCGCCATTCTCTTCGCGCAGGGCAAGATCCGCGAAGTGAACCTCGAAGAGGAGCTGGGATAG
- a CDS encoding pyridoxal phosphate-dependent aminotransferase has protein sequence MAKAVNIARSHRLDGIGEYYFSRRLRELSELEASTGRQIIKLAMGSPDLPPHRSVIDRLAKEAQRPDVHKYMSYKGEPILRKAFADWYGKWYRTELDYNSEVLPLIGSKEGIMHICMTFLDPGDKVLVPNPGYPTYSAAVRLAGGEMLPYALNKETNFYPDFEAIERAGLDGVKMMLVNYPNMPTGQTPTPELFQRIIDFGARHNILIVHDNPYSFIRNAAHPISIMEADGAREVALEMNSLSKAHSMAGWRVGVVVGKKEWIDSILTFKSNMDSGMFYPIQAAADTALALGEDWFRELNAIYYGREKQAYALLDALGCRYRKNQAGLFVWAELPEGYEGDSFAFSDEVIDKCDVFLTPGGIFGSEGRNYIRITLCCPEELLRRATDNVVAKFRK, from the coding sequence ATGGCAAAAGCAGTAAACATCGCCCGTTCGCACCGTCTGGACGGTATCGGGGAGTACTATTTCTCGCGCCGCCTGCGCGAACTTTCGGAGCTCGAGGCCTCCACGGGCCGCCAGATCATCAAGCTGGCCATGGGCAGTCCCGACCTGCCGCCCCACCGGTCGGTCATCGACCGGCTGGCGAAGGAAGCCCAGCGCCCCGACGTCCACAAATACATGTCCTACAAGGGCGAGCCGATTCTGCGCAAGGCTTTTGCCGACTGGTATGGGAAGTGGTACCGCACCGAGCTGGACTACAATTCGGAGGTGCTGCCGCTGATCGGTTCGAAGGAGGGCATCATGCATATCTGCATGACGTTCCTCGATCCGGGCGACAAGGTGCTGGTCCCCAACCCGGGTTATCCGACCTATTCGGCCGCCGTGCGGCTGGCCGGAGGCGAGATGCTGCCCTATGCGCTCAACAAGGAGACGAATTTCTATCCTGACTTCGAGGCCATCGAACGGGCGGGACTCGACGGCGTGAAGATGATGCTGGTCAATTATCCCAACATGCCGACGGGACAGACCCCCACGCCGGAACTGTTCCAGCGGATCATCGACTTCGGCGCCAGGCACAACATCCTGATCGTCCACGACAACCCGTACAGCTTCATCCGCAACGCTGCGCATCCGATTTCGATCATGGAGGCGGATGGCGCGCGCGAGGTGGCGCTGGAGATGAACTCGCTGTCGAAGGCGCACTCGATGGCCGGCTGGCGCGTGGGCGTCGTGGTGGGCAAAAAAGAGTGGATCGACTCGATTCTCACCTTCAAGTCGAACATGGATTCGGGCATGTTCTATCCCATCCAGGCCGCGGCCGATACGGCGCTGGCACTGGGCGAGGACTGGTTCCGGGAGCTGAACGCCATCTACTACGGACGGGAGAAGCAGGCCTATGCGCTGCTCGACGCGCTGGGATGCCGCTACCGGAAGAACCAGGCCGGCCTGTTCGTCTGGGCCGAGCTGCCCGAAGGCTACGAGGGCGACAGCTTCGCCTTCTCGGACGAAGTGATCGACAAATGCGACGTCTTCCTCACCCCGGGCGGGATTTTCGGCTCGGAGGGCCGCAACTACATCCGTATCACGCTCTGCTGCCCCGAGGAGCTGCTCAGACGAGCCACGGACAACGTCGTGGCGAAGTTCCGCAAGTGA
- a CDS encoding LrgB family protein, protein MPNDFLSSDLFLLTLTVGLYCAGSALYRRARTPLLHPVLLTFAAVIVFLSATGIGYERYREATGILNFALGMSVVALGYLLYEQIERLRGSLLPVGAATLAGCFAGVLSVVYIAMAFGTERRILTSIAPKSVTVPIAVSVVGPLGGDVSVTSVVVFCVGIFGSVFGEWILKRCGVRDPEARGFALGAAAHGIGTARAIEIGAVEGALSGLAMALMGLATALFLPLIEKYLY, encoded by the coding sequence ATGCCGAATGACTTTCTCAGCTCGGACCTCTTCCTGCTGACGCTCACCGTCGGCCTCTACTGCGCCGGAAGCGCCCTCTACCGCCGGGCGCGGACCCCGCTGCTCCACCCCGTGCTGCTCACGTTCGCCGCGGTGATCGTCTTCCTCAGTGCGACAGGCATCGGCTACGAACGCTACCGCGAGGCCACAGGCATTCTCAACTTCGCGCTCGGCATGTCGGTCGTGGCGCTCGGCTACCTGCTCTACGAACAGATCGAACGCCTGCGCGGCAGCCTCCTGCCGGTCGGGGCCGCCACCCTTGCCGGATGTTTCGCCGGAGTGCTGAGCGTGGTCTATATCGCCATGGCCTTCGGCACGGAGCGCCGCATCCTCACCTCGATCGCCCCCAAGTCGGTCACCGTTCCGATCGCCGTGTCGGTCGTGGGACCGCTCGGCGGCGACGTCTCCGTCACCTCGGTGGTGGTCTTCTGCGTGGGAATATTCGGCAGCGTCTTCGGCGAGTGGATACTCAAACGCTGCGGCGTCCGCGATCCCGAGGCACGCGGATTCGCCCTGGGAGCCGCGGCACACGGCATCGGCACGGCGCGGGCCATCGAGATAGGCGCCGTGGAGGGAGCCCTGAGCGGTCTGGCGATGGCCCTGATGGGGCTGGCCACGGCGCTCTTCCTGCCCCTGATCGAAAAGTACCTCTATTAG
- the udk gene encoding uridine kinase produces the protein MKVTVIGVAGGTGSGKSTLVKRLQEAFRGDDVATLCHDFYYKAHPELTYEERTKLNYDHPQAFDTQMMVDHIKALKENVPIEHPVYSFVDHDRLPETVLVKPSKVIIVDGILIFENRELRDLMDIKVYVDTDADIRLARRILRDVCERGRTMQSVITQYTSTVKPMHEEFVEPSKKYADVIIPEGGFNSVAVAMLIQNIRSLIDRN, from the coding sequence ATGAAAGTAACCGTAATCGGTGTGGCCGGAGGAACCGGCTCGGGAAAATCGACGCTCGTAAAACGTCTGCAGGAAGCTTTCCGTGGCGACGACGTCGCCACGCTGTGCCACGACTTCTACTACAAGGCCCACCCCGAACTGACGTACGAGGAGCGCACGAAACTCAACTACGACCATCCGCAGGCGTTCGACACGCAGATGATGGTGGACCATATCAAGGCGCTCAAGGAGAACGTACCGATCGAACACCCGGTGTACTCGTTCGTGGACCACGACCGGCTGCCGGAAACCGTGCTGGTCAAGCCGTCGAAGGTGATTATCGTGGACGGCATCCTGATCTTCGAGAACCGGGAGCTGCGCGACCTGATGGATATCAAGGTCTATGTGGACACCGATGCGGACATTCGGCTGGCGCGGCGTATCCTGCGCGACGTCTGCGAACGCGGCCGCACGATGCAGTCGGTCATCACGCAGTACACCTCGACCGTCAAACCCATGCACGAGGAGTTCGTCGAACCGTCGAAGAAATACGCCGACGTCATCATCCCCGAAGGCGGATTCAACTCGGTGGCCGTAGCGATGCTCATCCAGAATATCCGGTCGCTCATCGACCGGAACTGA
- a CDS encoding GH92 family glycosyl hydrolase, producing MIRKKLLLLFALLPACALCAQKQQDLTAYVNTMQGSHNTPEFSHGRCTPLVALPQGVNSWSPVGFSYVGRSAAGVGGCGIVLRPLTEAPSPETATATVDTASIVGRPHYFRMRTSDGILSEMSPTERCAVFRFTYPRRSEALLALSGEEMGGVEADAAARCVTGYVIRRSNVSQAADKTWFLLRFDRDFTVDEDRKGGTLLLRFGRGGTVGVQAAVSKIDARQARVTFGRELEGKRFGEVCEAARERWNGMLGRIEVEGGTPEQRRTFYSCLFRTMLRPAQDYETDAEGRERFAYDGEVYEGRYHVNPILWDAYRSLFALHNIINRAEEERYVQSLMRTQELTGWWPSGHVMIGNHAISVLADAWAKGIRTFDPEEALGRYYREITRSAVDTLNNGDYNREHVRGYGRLGFEDYFAMGYIPYPQGTDRVMETTSKTIEYNYDDFCAWRLARMTGNDFYERIFARHIYNYRNVFDPADGFFKGRDREGRFDEDFNPYEWGGPFVEGNGWQWRFSVQQDARGMIGLMGGEEAFRRNLDELFAVRADSVLHGGYGYRIHEINEAVAGNQGQYAQGNEPCFHVIHLYNHAGQPWKAQRLLRESLTRLFNSGPEGFPGDEDGGAMSSWYVFNAMGFYTVTPGVGQYVLGSPLFDRVTIRLENGRKFVITADGNAPDRPYIRSATLNGAPWTKNWFDHETLMAGGELRLEMSGCPNTERGTAPEDRPYSMSDPE from the coding sequence ATGATCCGAAAAAAACTACTACTCCTGTTCGCCCTCCTGCCGGCGTGTGCGCTCTGCGCGCAGAAGCAGCAGGACCTGACCGCGTATGTGAACACGATGCAGGGATCGCACAACACGCCCGAATTTTCCCACGGCCGCTGCACGCCGCTCGTCGCCCTGCCGCAGGGCGTGAACAGCTGGTCGCCCGTCGGATTCTCCTACGTCGGACGCTCGGCGGCAGGCGTGGGAGGCTGCGGCATCGTGCTCCGCCCGTTGACGGAGGCGCCGTCGCCGGAAACGGCCACGGCGACGGTGGACACCGCGTCGATCGTCGGCCGCCCCCACTACTTCCGGATGCGGACCTCGGACGGCATTCTCTCCGAAATGAGCCCCACGGAGCGCTGCGCCGTCTTCCGCTTCACCTACCCGCGCCGGAGCGAGGCGCTGCTCGCGCTCTCGGGCGAGGAGATGGGCGGCGTGGAGGCCGATGCCGCGGCACGGTGCGTCACGGGCTATGTCATCCGCCGCTCGAACGTCAGTCAGGCGGCAGACAAGACGTGGTTCCTGCTCCGCTTCGACCGCGACTTCACCGTGGACGAGGACCGGAAGGGCGGGACGCTGCTGCTCCGCTTCGGGCGGGGCGGAACGGTCGGCGTGCAGGCCGCCGTGTCGAAGATCGATGCCAGGCAGGCCCGCGTGACGTTCGGCCGCGAGCTGGAGGGGAAACGCTTCGGGGAGGTCTGCGAGGCGGCCCGGGAGCGCTGGAACGGAATGCTCGGCCGGATCGAGGTCGAGGGCGGCACGCCGGAGCAGCGACGCACCTTCTACTCCTGCCTCTTCCGGACGATGCTGCGCCCGGCGCAGGACTACGAAACGGACGCCGAAGGCCGCGAACGCTTCGCCTACGACGGCGAGGTGTACGAGGGGCGCTATCACGTCAATCCGATTCTGTGGGACGCCTACCGCTCGCTCTTCGCGCTGCACAACATCATCAACCGCGCCGAGGAGGAGCGGTACGTGCAGTCGCTCATGCGCACCCAGGAACTCACCGGGTGGTGGCCCTCGGGGCACGTGATGATCGGCAACCACGCCATATCGGTCCTCGCCGACGCGTGGGCGAAGGGCATCCGCACGTTCGACCCCGAGGAGGCGCTCGGCCGCTACTACCGGGAGATCACCCGCTCGGCGGTCGATACGCTCAATAACGGCGACTACAACCGCGAGCACGTCCGCGGCTACGGCCGGCTGGGCTTCGAGGACTACTTCGCCATGGGCTACATCCCCTATCCGCAGGGAACCGACCGCGTGATGGAAACCACGTCGAAAACCATCGAATACAATTACGACGACTTCTGCGCCTGGCGGCTGGCGCGGATGACCGGAAACGACTTCTACGAGCGGATCTTCGCGCGCCACATCTACAACTACCGCAACGTGTTCGACCCGGCGGACGGCTTCTTCAAGGGCCGCGACCGCGAGGGACGCTTCGACGAGGACTTCAACCCCTACGAATGGGGCGGTCCGTTCGTCGAGGGCAACGGCTGGCAGTGGCGCTTCTCGGTGCAGCAGGACGCACGCGGCATGATCGGCCTCATGGGCGGCGAGGAGGCGTTCCGGCGCAACCTCGACGAGCTGTTCGCCGTGCGTGCCGACTCGGTGCTCCACGGCGGCTACGGCTACCGCATCCACGAGATCAACGAGGCCGTGGCGGGCAATCAGGGGCAGTATGCCCAGGGCAACGAGCCGTGCTTCCACGTGATCCACCTCTACAACCACGCCGGGCAGCCCTGGAAGGCGCAGCGACTGCTGCGCGAAAGCCTCACGCGGCTCTTCAACTCGGGACCCGAAGGATTCCCGGGCGACGAGGACGGCGGCGCCATGTCGTCGTGGTATGTCTTCAACGCCATGGGATTCTACACCGTGACGCCGGGCGTCGGGCAGTACGTTCTGGGCAGCCCGCTCTTCGACCGGGTGACGATCCGGCTCGAGAACGGGCGGAAGTTCGTCATCACGGCCGACGGCAACGCCCCCGACCGGCCCTACATCCGTTCGGCTACGCTCAACGGCGCCCCCTGGACGAAAAACTGGTTCGACCACGAGACGCTGATGGCGGGCGGCGAGCTGCGGCTGGAGATGAGCGGATGCCCGAATACGGAGCGCGGCACGGCGCCGGAAGACCGCCCCTATTCGATGAGCGATCCCGAGTAA
- a CDS encoding CidA/LrgA family protein: MTGLFYILFFWLAGNALSLATSGYVSGNIIGMILLFASLCLRWVPADRVRPAARFLLGSMALFFVPYGVGLMVSYRVILENLWAILVSGVISTVLVIFVAGKTFQSLNRRARMRHIRHIRHAE, encoded by the coding sequence ATGACCGGACTGTTCTACATTCTGTTTTTCTGGCTCGCGGGCAACGCCCTGAGCCTCGCCACGAGCGGGTACGTATCGGGCAACATCATCGGGATGATCCTGCTCTTCGCCTCGCTCTGTCTGCGGTGGGTCCCGGCCGACAGGGTGCGCCCCGCGGCGCGGTTCCTGCTCGGGTCGATGGCCCTCTTCTTCGTCCCCTACGGCGTGGGGCTGATGGTCTCCTACCGGGTGATACTCGAAAACCTCTGGGCCATACTCGTCTCGGGCGTGATCTCCACCGTCCTCGTGATCTTCGTCGCGGGCAAAACCTTCCAGAGTCTCAACCGCCGCGCCCGCATGCGGCACATCAGACACATACGCCATGCCGAATGA
- the purT gene encoding formate-dependent phosphoribosylglycinamide formyltransferase translates to MTKKILLLGSGELGKEFTIAAQRLGQTVVACDAYAGAPAMQVADAAEVFDMLDGAALEAVVERHRPDIIVPEIEAIRTERLYDFERAGIQVVPSARAVNFTMNRKAIRDLAAKELGLRTARYFYARTLDELRDAADRIGYPCVVKPLMSSSGKGQSVVKSPGDVEHAWRYGCEGSRGDIRELIVEEFIRFDSEITLLTVTQRHGPTLFCPPIGHVQQGGDYRESFQSPRIAPEHLQEAQRMAAAVTGALTGAGLWGVEFFLSHEHGVYFSELSPRPHDTGMVTLAGTQNLNEFELHLRAVLGIPIPEITFERPGASAVILSPVASASAPRYEGIERAAAADARLDVRIFGKPSAREGRRMGVVVGYDAPGCDLEALRRRVKAAAAEVRVELPE, encoded by the coding sequence ATGACCAAAAAGATACTGCTTCTGGGCTCGGGAGAGCTGGGCAAGGAGTTCACGATCGCGGCGCAGCGGCTGGGACAGACCGTCGTGGCGTGCGACGCATACGCGGGAGCGCCCGCCATGCAGGTCGCCGATGCGGCCGAAGTCTTCGACATGCTCGACGGCGCGGCGCTGGAGGCCGTCGTCGAGAGACACCGCCCCGACATCATCGTTCCGGAAATCGAGGCCATCCGCACCGAACGGCTCTACGACTTCGAACGCGCCGGGATACAGGTCGTCCCGAGCGCCCGTGCGGTGAATTTCACGATGAACCGCAAGGCGATCCGCGACCTCGCGGCGAAAGAGCTGGGGCTGCGCACCGCACGGTACTTCTATGCCCGGACGCTCGACGAGCTGCGCGATGCGGCCGACAGAATCGGCTATCCGTGCGTCGTCAAGCCGCTGATGTCCTCCTCGGGCAAGGGGCAGTCGGTCGTCAAAAGCCCCGGCGACGTGGAGCACGCATGGCGTTACGGATGCGAGGGTTCGCGGGGAGACATACGCGAGCTGATCGTCGAGGAGTTCATCCGCTTCGACAGCGAAATCACGCTGCTCACCGTGACGCAACGGCACGGTCCCACCCTTTTCTGCCCGCCGATCGGCCACGTGCAGCAGGGCGGCGACTACCGCGAGAGTTTCCAGTCCCCGCGGATCGCTCCCGAGCACCTGCAGGAAGCGCAGCGCATGGCGGCGGCCGTGACCGGGGCGCTGACGGGCGCCGGGCTGTGGGGCGTGGAATTCTTCCTGAGCCACGAGCACGGCGTCTACTTCTCGGAGTTGTCGCCCCGTCCGCACGACACGGGCATGGTGACGCTGGCCGGAACGCAGAATCTCAACGAGTTCGAGCTGCACCTGCGGGCCGTGCTGGGGATTCCGATTCCGGAAATCACCTTCGAACGTCCCGGTGCGAGCGCGGTGATCCTCTCTCCGGTAGCCTCCGCCTCGGCTCCCCGCTACGAGGGGATCGAACGGGCCGCGGCAGCGGATGCCCGTCTCGACGTGCGCATCTTCGGCAAACCCTCGGCCCGCGAGGGACGGCGTATGGGCGTCGTCGTGGGCTACGATGCCCCGGGCTGCGATCTGGAGGCGCTGCGCCGGAGGGTGAAGGCCGCGGCCGCCGAAGTGCGGGTGGAGCTGCCGGAATAA
- the gyrB gene encoding DNA topoisomerase (ATP-hydrolyzing) subunit B — MSTEQENVKKQEEAYSASNIQVLEGLEAVRKRPAMYIGDIGEKGLHHLVYEVVDNSIDEALAGYCTDIDVTINEDNSITVKDNGRGIPTDFHEKEGKSALEVVLTVLHAGGKFDKGSYKVSGGLHGVGVSCVNALSTLLIAEIHRDGKIFRQTYSKGKPTSQVEIVGECTDRGTIVTFKPDGEIFTHTTIYKYEILANRLRELAFLNKGIHLNLYDRRPDEEGKTHEDHFYSEEGLKEFVQYLDATRGTPIIEQIIYLDTEKNGVPVEVAMQYNDSFSENVHSYVNNINTIEGGTHLTGFRRALTRTLKKYAEDSGMLAKLKFDINGDDFREGLTAVVSVKVAEPQFEGQTKTKLGNDEVAAAVDQAMASALGDYLEENPKDAKAIVQKVILAATARHAARHARELVQRKTVLSGSGLPGKLADCTSRDRSVAEIFFVEGDSAGGTAKSGRDRNFQAIMPLRGKILNIEKAQEHKMWENEEIKNMFLALGVKIGTEEDSKALNLEGLRYDKIIIMTDADVDGSHIATLMLTFFFRKMKELIENGHVYIATPPLYLVKKGKQERYCWTEKERDEITSEFGKGAHVQRYKGLGEMNAHQLWETTMNPDTRILRQVNIENAAEADRIFSMLMGDDVPPRREFIERNAHYANIDA, encoded by the coding sequence ATGAGTACCGAACAAGAAAACGTTAAGAAACAGGAAGAGGCGTATTCCGCGTCGAACATCCAGGTCCTCGAGGGCCTCGAAGCGGTGCGCAAACGCCCGGCCATGTATATCGGCGACATCGGCGAGAAGGGTCTCCACCACCTCGTCTACGAGGTCGTGGACAACTCGATCGACGAGGCGCTGGCCGGATACTGCACCGATATAGACGTGACGATCAACGAGGACAACTCGATCACCGTCAAGGACAACGGCCGGGGTATCCCGACGGACTTCCACGAGAAAGAGGGCAAGTCGGCGCTCGAAGTCGTGCTGACGGTGCTGCACGCCGGAGGCAAGTTCGACAAGGGCAGCTACAAGGTCTCGGGAGGTCTGCACGGCGTGGGCGTCTCGTGCGTGAACGCGCTCTCGACGCTGCTCATCGCCGAAATCCACCGCGACGGCAAGATTTTCCGCCAGACGTACAGCAAGGGAAAACCCACGTCGCAGGTCGAAATCGTCGGCGAATGCACGGACCGCGGAACGATCGTGACGTTCAAGCCCGACGGCGAGATATTCACCCACACAACGATCTACAAATACGAGATTCTGGCCAACCGCCTGCGCGAGCTGGCATTCCTGAACAAGGGCATCCACCTGAACCTCTACGACCGCCGGCCGGACGAGGAGGGCAAGACGCACGAGGACCACTTCTATTCGGAAGAGGGCCTCAAGGAGTTCGTCCAGTACCTCGACGCCACGCGCGGCACGCCGATCATCGAGCAGATCATCTACCTCGACACCGAGAAGAACGGCGTTCCGGTCGAAGTGGCCATGCAGTACAACGACTCCTTCTCGGAGAACGTACACTCCTACGTGAACAACATCAACACCATCGAAGGCGGCACGCACCTGACGGGATTCCGCCGCGCGCTGACGCGCACGCTCAAGAAATACGCCGAGGACTCGGGAATGCTCGCCAAGCTGAAGTTCGACATCAACGGCGACGACTTCCGCGAGGGACTGACGGCAGTCGTCTCGGTGAAGGTGGCCGAACCGCAGTTCGAGGGACAGACCAAGACCAAGCTGGGCAACGACGAAGTGGCCGCTGCGGTCGATCAGGCCATGGCCTCGGCGCTGGGCGACTACCTCGAGGAAAACCCGAAAGACGCCAAGGCGATCGTGCAGAAGGTGATTCTGGCCGCCACGGCCCGCCACGCCGCCCGCCACGCCCGCGAGCTGGTGCAGCGTAAGACGGTGCTCTCGGGGTCGGGACTCCCGGGCAAGCTGGCCGACTGCACGAGCCGCGACAGGTCGGTGGCCGAGATCTTCTTCGTCGAGGGCGACTCGGCAGGCGGTACGGCCAAGTCGGGCCGTGACCGCAACTTCCAGGCCATCATGCCGCTGCGCGGCAAGATTCTCAACATCGAGAAGGCACAGGAGCACAAAATGTGGGAGAACGAGGAGATCAAGAACATGTTCCTGGCGCTGGGCGTCAAGATCGGCACGGAGGAGGATTCCAAGGCGCTCAACCTCGAAGGACTGCGCTACGACAAGATCATCATCATGACCGATGCCGACGTGGACGGAAGCCACATCGCCACGCTGATGCTCACCTTCTTCTTCCGCAAGATGAAGGAGCTCATAGAGAACGGCCACGTTTACATCGCCACTCCGCCGCTCTATCTCGTGAAGAAGGGCAAGCAGGAGCGTTACTGCTGGACCGAGAAGGAACGCGACGAGATCACCTCCGAATTCGGCAAGGGCGCGCACGTGCAGCGTTACAAAGGTCTCGGCGAGATGAACGCCCACCAGTTGTGGGAGACGACGATGAACCCCGACACGCGCATCCTGCGCCAGGTGAACATCGAGAACGCCGCCGAGGCGGACCGCATCTTCTCGATGCTCATGGGCGACGACGTGCCGCCCCGCCGCGAATTCATCGAACGCAACGCCCATTACGCGAATATCGACGCATAA
- a CDS encoding putative transporter, which translates to MEWLYSLFFGSGIAHAVLIFALVITVGILLGKVKIGGVSLGITWILFVGILFSHFGMTVDGEVRHFVQEFGLILFVFSIGLQVGPGFFASFKHGGMTLVGCAVAIVLLGVVTAYVLHAATGTPIPTMVGILSGAVTNTPGLGAAQQAYADATGCNDPSIALGYAVAYPLGVVGIIFTMIFVRYVFRVKFEKEDEALAELAHEQKFADKVSVEFTNGMLDGRTVEYMRDLVNRQFVISRIMHPDGEISMADADSKVHVGDRLWVICQGEDTEAVVAFFGRRVELTDEDWGNNTPNAELISRRILITKPSINGKKFSDLRLRTKYGITITRVNRAGMDLIPYQGLELQVGDRVMVVGPAKSVAQVADVLGNSLKKLDHPNLITIFVGIALGVLLGSIPLLNVPQPVKLGLAGGPLIVAILIGRFGTHFHLVTYTTMSANLMLREIGIALFLAAVGIGAGDGFIEAIADGGYRWIGYGFIITVVPLLIVAVVARKWLRMNYYTLMGLIAGSTTDPPALAYANATAGNDMPAVGYSTVYPVVMFLRVLTAQIFILFAL; encoded by the coding sequence ATGGAGTGGCTCTATTCGCTCTTCTTCGGCAGCGGCATCGCCCATGCGGTGCTGATTTTCGCGCTGGTAATCACCGTCGGCATCCTTCTGGGGAAGGTCAAGATCGGCGGGGTCTCGCTCGGCATCACGTGGATACTCTTCGTGGGCATCCTCTTCAGCCATTTCGGCATGACGGTGGACGGCGAGGTGCGCCACTTCGTACAGGAGTTCGGATTGATTCTCTTCGTCTTCTCGATCGGCCTGCAAGTGGGTCCCGGCTTCTTCGCCTCGTTCAAGCACGGCGGCATGACACTCGTGGGATGCGCCGTGGCGATCGTCCTGCTGGGCGTCGTGACGGCCTACGTGCTCCACGCCGCGACCGGAACCCCCATACCCACCATGGTGGGCATCCTCTCGGGCGCCGTGACGAACACCCCGGGACTGGGTGCCGCGCAGCAGGCCTACGCCGACGCCACGGGGTGCAACGACCCCTCGATCGCGTTGGGATACGCCGTGGCCTATCCGCTGGGCGTCGTGGGCATCATCTTCACGATGATCTTCGTCCGCTACGTCTTCCGCGTGAAGTTCGAAAAGGAGGACGAGGCGCTGGCCGAGCTCGCGCACGAACAGAAATTCGCCGACAAGGTCTCGGTGGAGTTCACCAACGGAATGCTCGACGGCCGCACGGTCGAATACATGCGCGATCTGGTGAACCGGCAGTTCGTCATCTCGCGCATCATGCACCCGGACGGAGAGATTTCGATGGCCGACGCCGACAGCAAGGTGCATGTGGGCGACCGCCTGTGGGTGATCTGCCAGGGCGAGGACACGGAGGCCGTGGTGGCCTTCTTCGGCCGGCGCGTGGAGCTGACGGACGAGGACTGGGGCAACAACACGCCCAACGCCGAGCTCATCTCGCGCCGCATCCTCATCACCAAGCCGTCGATCAACGGCAAGAAGTTCTCCGACCTGCGGCTGCGCACGAAATACGGCATCACCATCACGCGCGTCAATCGCGCCGGTATGGACCTGATTCCCTATCAGGGGCTCGAGTTGCAGGTGGGCGACCGCGTGATGGTCGTAGGCCCGGCGAAGTCCGTGGCGCAGGTGGCCGACGTGCTGGGCAACTCGCTCAAGAAACTCGACCATCCGAATCTGATCACCATTTTCGTCGGCATCGCGCTGGGCGTACTGCTGGGCTCGATTCCGCTGCTCAACGTGCCGCAGCCCGTCAAGCTGGGCCTCGCGGGCGGACCGCTCATCGTGGCGATCCTCATCGGACGCTTCGGCACGCACTTCCATCTGGTGACCTACACCACGATGTCGGCCAACCTCATGCTGCGCGAAATCGGCATCGCCCTGTTCCTCGCGGCGGTGGGAATCGGCGCGGGAGACGGATTCATCGAAGCGATCGCCGACGGCGGATACCGCTGGATCGGCTACGGATTCATCATCACGGTCGTACCTCTGCTGATCGTTGCGGTAGTTGCCCGCAAATGGCTCAGGATGAACTACTACACATTGATGGGACTGATCGCCGGATCGACCACCGATCCCCCCGCGCTGGCCTATGCGAACGCCACGGCCGGAAACGACATGCCCGCCGTGGGATACTCGACCGTCTATCCCGTCGTGATGTTTCTCCGCGTGCTGACGGCGCAGATATTCATTCTCTTCGCTCTGTAA